The Eublepharis macularius isolate TG4126 chromosome 8, MPM_Emac_v1.0, whole genome shotgun sequence genome contains a region encoding:
- the LOC129334233 gene encoding uncharacterized protein LOC129334233 isoform X1, whose translation MAALKPTSGRGVSWREKETLDLIEFWGEEKVQEALLLCHRNIDVFERISEQMVARGHARTALECRTKTKALRQEYKRVAAHNGRSGNAPATCPFYAQLARIFRGDASIRPQRVARSLNLQSVSNADPMGEDRSNHGVPAPWEGSEELFTHPMVTLHLQAVPASTPNYSGSSTEQETSIGEAPPMDMTDPEDENAADDPDLTQIEEFPEVTGQGAEDPQGDLNNPPAVEQPQVPTAQLSPATRLEKARTRTRRVSVLTNVAERMLSQAQREEQNNRKERGEILEATSHWRAAMESETRWHEDIIREAREDRRAFIEAQSQNMEGLNRAVGALSSLTELFVREQRAGPVAETSQNANSKTRDNDHEKAPLRKRARIIKKRERYDPSL comes from the exons ATGGCTGCACTAAAAccaaccagtgggagaggggtctcctggagggagaaggagacatTGGACCTCATTGAattttggggtgaggagaaggtgCAAGAGGCACTATTGCTCTGTCACAGGAACATTGATGTTTTCGAGCGCATCTCAGAGCAGATGGTGGCGAGAGGCCATGCAAGAACCGCACTCGAATGCCGGACAAAAACAAAAGCTTTGAGACAGGAGTACAAGAGGGTCGCGGCACACAATGGAAGATCGGGAAATGCCCCTGCAACATGCCCTTTCTATGCACAGCTTGCAAGAATTTTCAGAGGGGATGCAAGCATACGGCCACAAAGGGTGGCAAGAAGTCTTAACCTGCAGTCGGTGAGCAATGCCGACCCCATGGGGGAAGATCGGTCGAACCATGGCGTTCCCGCTCCATGGGAGGGATCAGAGGAACTATTCACACATCCAATGGTCACTCTACATCTTCAGGCGGTCCCCGCTTCCACTCCCAATTATTCAG GTTCTTCCACAGAACAAGAAACATCAATCGGAGAAGCCCCCCCAATGGACATGACCGATCCAGAGGATGAAAATGCCGCAGACG ATCCAGATTTAACTCAGATAGAGGAGTTCCCGGAGGTGACAGGACAGGGTGCAGAGGATCCGCAAG GAGATCTGAACAATCCACCAGCAGTGGAACAACCGCAGGTCCCCACGGCACAACTGTCTCCTGCTACACGCTTAGAAAAGGCGCGCACCAGAACCAGGCGCGTCTCTGTCCTCACCAACGTTGCAGAGAGAATGCTATCTCAGGCACAGAGGGAGGaacaaaacaacagaaaggaACGTGGAGAAATTCTGGAGGCAACCAGCCATTGGCGTGCAGCCATGGAATCAGAGACAAGATGGCACGAGGACATTATCAGGGAGGCAAGAGAGGATCGTAGGGCTTTTATTGAGGCACAGTCACAAAATATGGAGGGGCTTAATAGGGCTGTCGGTGCCCTCAGCTCCTTGACTGAACTCTTTgtcagggagcaaagagcaggcccGGTTGCAGAAACttcccaaaatgccaacagcaaaacaCGCGATAACGATCATGAGAAGGCACCACTAAGAAAAAGGGCTCGGatcattaaaaagagagaaagatatgATCCATCCCTCTGA
- the LOC129334233 gene encoding uncharacterized protein LOC129334233 isoform X2: MAALKPTSGRGVSWREKETLDLIEFWGEEKVQEALLLCHRNIDVFERISEQMVARGHARTALECRTKTKALRQEYKRVAAHNGRSGNAPATCPFYAQLARIFRGDASIRPQRVARSLNLQSVSNADPMGEDRSNHGVPAPWEGSEELFTHPMVTLHLQAVPASTPNYSGSSTEQETSIGEAPPMDMTDPEDENAADDLTQIEEFPEVTGQGAEDPQGDLNNPPAVEQPQVPTAQLSPATRLEKARTRTRRVSVLTNVAERMLSQAQREEQNNRKERGEILEATSHWRAAMESETRWHEDIIREAREDRRAFIEAQSQNMEGLNRAVGALSSLTELFVREQRAGPVAETSQNANSKTRDNDHEKAPLRKRARIIKKRERYDPSL; the protein is encoded by the exons ATGGCTGCACTAAAAccaaccagtgggagaggggtctcctggagggagaaggagacatTGGACCTCATTGAattttggggtgaggagaaggtgCAAGAGGCACTATTGCTCTGTCACAGGAACATTGATGTTTTCGAGCGCATCTCAGAGCAGATGGTGGCGAGAGGCCATGCAAGAACCGCACTCGAATGCCGGACAAAAACAAAAGCTTTGAGACAGGAGTACAAGAGGGTCGCGGCACACAATGGAAGATCGGGAAATGCCCCTGCAACATGCCCTTTCTATGCACAGCTTGCAAGAATTTTCAGAGGGGATGCAAGCATACGGCCACAAAGGGTGGCAAGAAGTCTTAACCTGCAGTCGGTGAGCAATGCCGACCCCATGGGGGAAGATCGGTCGAACCATGGCGTTCCCGCTCCATGGGAGGGATCAGAGGAACTATTCACACATCCAATGGTCACTCTACATCTTCAGGCGGTCCCCGCTTCCACTCCCAATTATTCAG GTTCTTCCACAGAACAAGAAACATCAATCGGAGAAGCCCCCCCAATGGACATGACCGATCCAGAGGATGAAAATGCCGCAGACG ATTTAACTCAGATAGAGGAGTTCCCGGAGGTGACAGGACAGGGTGCAGAGGATCCGCAAG GAGATCTGAACAATCCACCAGCAGTGGAACAACCGCAGGTCCCCACGGCACAACTGTCTCCTGCTACACGCTTAGAAAAGGCGCGCACCAGAACCAGGCGCGTCTCTGTCCTCACCAACGTTGCAGAGAGAATGCTATCTCAGGCACAGAGGGAGGaacaaaacaacagaaaggaACGTGGAGAAATTCTGGAGGCAACCAGCCATTGGCGTGCAGCCATGGAATCAGAGACAAGATGGCACGAGGACATTATCAGGGAGGCAAGAGAGGATCGTAGGGCTTTTATTGAGGCACAGTCACAAAATATGGAGGGGCTTAATAGGGCTGTCGGTGCCCTCAGCTCCTTGACTGAACTCTTTgtcagggagcaaagagcaggcccGGTTGCAGAAACttcccaaaatgccaacagcaaaacaCGCGATAACGATCATGAGAAGGCACCACTAAGAAAAAGGGCTCGGatcattaaaaagagagaaagatatgATCCATCCCTCTGA
- the LOC129335118 gene encoding putative nuclease HARBI1: protein MSAVRALALALLHIIFIYIQRSIDACNSYWMRVVRRRRMLRKSLALRCIPPPLWRTRRTAMNRARFLAVAGIRVPRRYWIYPRSRDWWDNFVTAIWDDQLWIENFRMTRETFNELVHSIGHRLSRQRTRLRNPISVEMRVAIALWYLANCSTYRQCMNQFGVGISTVAGIVLEVCLAIELELLSRVVCLGPDVARIMSGFQKLGFPHCIGAVDGTHVAICKFKGRGREYINRKKFNSILIQGTVDHTGRFIDAEVGWSGRNHDAFVFVNSAICTAMDAGVFVPGNPSLTIEGVTVPPLIISDAAYPMRRWLMKPFNRPHTPAEAYFDRCLTRARTIVERCFGRLKGRWRCLRSQLMVAEENVTCIATACVVLHNICELKGHGIPEDDSPVRPVEVDEESLELPVGDRRHREEGKLVRDALARHMFRNREI, encoded by the exons ATGTCTGCGGTCCGAGCATTGGCACTGGCCTTGCTTCACATCATCTTTATCTATATTCAGCGATCGATCGATGCCTGCAACAGTTACTGGATGCGAGTGGTTAGAAGAAGGAGAATGCTTAGGAAATCACTTGCACTGAGGTGCATACCTCCGCCTTTATGGAGAACAaggagaacagcaatgaacagagcACGTTTTCTCGCTGTAGCCGGAATCAGAGTCCCCCGTCGCTACTGGATTTATCCCCGTAGCAGGGACTGGTGGGACAATTTCGTCACTGCCATATGGGATGACCAGCTGTGGATTGAAAATTTTCGTATGACCAGGGAGACTTTCAATGAATTGGTTCATTCCATAGGGCACCGTCTTTCCCGTCAGCGCACCAGACTTCGCAATCCAATCTCTGTGGAGATGAGAGTCGCCATAGCACTTTGGTATCTTGCCAACTGTTCGACTTACCGTCAATGCATGAACCAATTCGGAGTGGGTATTTCAACAGTGGCAGGAATCGTCTTGGAGGTCTGCTTGGCGATAGAATTGGAGCTACTCAGTAGAGTCGTGTGCCTTGGACCTGATGTGGCGAGG ATTATGTCTGGATTTCAGAAACTTGGCTTTCCTCATTGCATTGGTGCAGTTGATGGCACCcatgttgccatttgcaaatttaaAGGCCGTGGACGGGAGTACATCAACCGCAAGAAATTCAATTCCATTCTCATCCAGGGCACGGTGGACCATACTGGAAGATTCATtgatgcagaggttggctggagtGGGCGGAACCATGACGCCTTTGTTTTTGTGAATTCTGCAATTTGTACGGCAATGGATGCGGGGGTGTTTGTGCCAGGCAACCCCAGTCTTACAATAGAGGGTGTAACCGTGCCACCACTCATCATATCTGATGCAGCCTACCCCATGAGAAGGTGGCTGATGAAGCCCTTCAATAGGCCCCACACTCCCGCAGAAGCATACTTTGACCGCTGCCTCACCAGAGCTAGGACCATAGTGGAAAGATGTTTCGGACGTTTGAAGGGGCGCTGGAGGTGTTTGAGGTCACAGCTTATGGTTGCGGAGGAGAATGTGACCTGCATAGCTACCGCGTGTGTGGTGCTACATAACATTTGTGAATTGAAAGGTCATGGCATTCCAGAGGATGATTCTCCCGTGAGGCCTGTGGAGGTGGATGAGGAATCTCTTGAACTCCCTGTGGGAGACAGAAGGCACCGGGAGGAGGGGAAGTTGGTGCGCGATGCCCTTGCACGCCACATGTTTCGAAACAGAGAAATCTAA
- the LOC129335032 gene encoding uncharacterized protein LOC129335032 produces MISRRHGNVWEVEEVSLLLRVVRRSGHASRLMASTQSSNRGIYRFLSRVLRSRGFHRTANQCRSKFQKLKSDFISSMEALQCIPRSSRRIRVHNAMMLIWKAAGRPRCQERPHDEIICERAVKIEETSSEDDENSETVAVESSSAAESDAQAYAPLGVTTEDPAKINTAAFPQASERERTDDSGSHCLETEETVIVISSGSSHEEATDDMTAPETIMPGDVSPQPSTSASLATHSGAAVRKYAMSAEHKLHIIEETTSSDAEDEDRNAVEEGRTEDAEGTPVLSFSPGDTSAGGLRDMMPNKDQSADIGEIYRSMQGIQSLCLSRMGRYHERICRLERNNRSLHKELSSLKKKVSALERGHRSSGSEQSGDDKKN; encoded by the exons ATGATTTCCCGGCGTCATGGAAATGTCTGGGAAGTGGAGGAGGTATCTCTTCTTCTGAGGGTTGTTCGGAGGAGTGGGCATGCATCTCGGTTAATGGCCAGCACGCAATCAAGCAACCGCGGCATCTATCGATTTCTTTCAAGAGTGCTACGCAGTCGCGGATTTCATCGAACGGCCAACCAGTGTCGAAGCAAATTCCAAAAACTGAAGTCCGATTTCATTTCATCAATGGAGGCACTGCAATGCATTCCTAGAAGCAGTCGTAGAATTAGGGTGCACAACGCGATGATGCTAATCTGGAAGGCGGCAGGGAGGCCTCGATGTCAAGAAAGACCTCATGATG AGATTATCTGTGAAAGAGCAGTCAAGATTGAAGAAACTTCATCTGAGGATGATGAGAATTCAGAAACTGTTGCAGTGGAATCATCAAGTGCAGCAGAATCTGATGCGCAAGCCTATGCACCTCTTGGAGTGACAACTGAAGACCCAGCAAAGATCAATACAGCAGCATTTCCTCAAG cttcagagagagaaagaacagatgaCAGTGGATCTCATTGCCTAGAAACTGAAGAAACCGTAATCGTTATATCTTCCGGCAGTAGTCACGAAGAAGCAACTGATGACATGACTGCTCCTGAAACCATAATGCCCGGAGATGTATCTCCACAACCGAGTACCTCAG cttcTTTAGCAACACACAGTGGTGCCGCAGTGAGAAAGTATGCCATGAGCGCTGAGCACAAACTTCACATAATTGAGGAAACAACTTCTTCTGATGCTGAGGATGAGGACAGAAACGCCGTTGAGGAAGGCAGAACCGAGGATGCAGAGGGAACTCCAGTTCTCTCATTTTCCCCAG GTGATACTTCAGCGGGAGGTTTGCGTGACATGAtgccaaataaagaccaatccgcTGATATTGGCGAGATCTATCGTAGTATGCAGGGAATACAATCTCTATGTCTATCAAGAA TGGGAAGATACCATGAAAGAATATGCCGATTGGAGAGAAACAATAGAAGCCTTCACAAAGAACTGAGTTCTCTAAAGAAAAAGGTTTCTGCACTTGAGCGAGGTCATCGTAGCTCAGGATCAGAGCAATCAGGAGATGACAAGAAGAATTAG